A window of the Lactuca sativa cultivar Salinas chromosome 7, Lsat_Salinas_v11, whole genome shotgun sequence genome harbors these coding sequences:
- the LOC111894550 gene encoding uncharacterized protein LOC111894550, which yields MQRSSRILSRFLPSNRGYCTSSKGSENDKIVASVLFERLPVVIPKIDPVVYGFQEFSFRWRQQFRRAYPEEFLKKSDARGKGEYHIDFVPAPRITEADKTNDKRSLQRALDRRLYLLLYGDAYGSPKGQPVWHFPEKVYKSEETLRKCAESALESVIGDLSHTYFVGNAPMGHIATPPSEKNKDNSSFKRFFFKSQVVATNKLDIKSKDFVWVTKDELLEYFPEHSEYLTRMIIS from the exons ATGCAGAGATCCTCTAGAATCTTATCTCGATTTCTTCCTTCAAATCGAGGTTATTGCACATCATCAAAAGGATCTGAAAATGATAAGATCGTAGCGTCCGTGCTGTTTGAGAGGCTTCCGGTTGTTATTCCTAAAATCGACCCCGTCGTCTACGGTTTTCAAGAATTCTC CTTTCGTTGGAGACAGCAGTTTCGTCGTGCATACCCAGAAGAATTTCTTAAAAAATCTGATGCTAG GGGTAAGGGTGAATACCACATTGATTTCGTACCAGCTCCTAGGATCACAGAAGCTGACAAAACCAATGATAAAAG GTCACTGCAAAGAGCTCTTGATAGAAGGCTATATCTTCTTCTTTATGGTGATGCATATGGTAGTCCAAAAGGGCAGCCTGTATGGCACTTTCCTGAAAAAGTTTACAAGTCTGAAGAGACCTTACGCAAG TGTGCAGAATCTGCACTAGAATCTGTTATTGGAGACTTATCTCATACATACTTTGTTGGAAATGCTCCAATGGGTCATATTGCAACGCCACCATCTGAGAAAAATAAGGATAATTCATCTTTTAAG aGGTTTTTCTTTAAATCTCAAGTGGTTGCAACAAATAAGTTGGATATCAAAAGCAAGGATTTTGTGTGGGTAACAAAGGACGAGTTGTTGGAGTACTTTCCTGAGCATAGCGAATACCTGACAAGAATGATCATCAGCTAG